The nucleotide window TCGCTACCGATCTTTGTGTTCTCGATGGATGGCGACGAGAAGCTGGAGTGCAGTGTGTGCTTAGCGGAGTTCAAACAAGCGGAGAGAGGGCGGCTCCTTCCAAGATGCAACCATAGGTTCCATGCCGACTGCATCGATACGTGGTTGCAGTCGCACTCCACCTGCCCCATCTGCCGCTCGGCCATCGAAACTACAGCTCCCGACTTGGAGGACGCAGTATGATCGATGCTTCGCCTCTATTCAGAGTGAATTGATGTTAGAAGAAGCAGAAGATCTTGAACAAGGTTTTGAGATTGGTCTTGTAGCTTAAGATGTTGTATACGCCGTATCTATTCTATCTGATATATACAGATCCTGCATGATAAATGAAACCTCGTCGTCGTTGCTGCATGCATCAGCTTGTGTTTCGCATGAATCAGTCTCCGATACGTGCATATTGTTCTACTTGTGTTTGCTGATACATGCATTAACCcatggctgtgttccactaattgtttcatttctttggttGAATACTGTAAGACATCTCCAAAACCTCTTCCTCTACATTCGTGCGCATAGAAGAACACACACCAATACATGCTTATAGTTGATGAAATTCTTGACACAGCTGATTCAGAATCAAACTCCTGACACTTTGATCTTGCAATTCTTAAATGTTGTGAACTGATATATTTGATCAGATCATTGTGCTATACTGTACTGGGTTACAATGAACAAAGAGTCAAAAGAAAACTAGAGAGATACAACTTGATCGTACAAATcacatttatcatttgataaggcCTTTGGCAGAATGAATCCAAATAAGCAGTGTAGTTATTATCTAATGGAGAAGGATTCAGATTCATCCTATGCTGGTACATAGCACCGGATCTAATTTATTCGTCTGTAGTGCTGAGTCATAGAATGAACTAATACCCCACCGGGGTGCCTTTTTAAATGTTATCACTTGACATAGTATGACTGCGAGAAAGAAATGGAGTTGGTGCATCCCAAAGTCAGAACATCGAACGGTGATTATTGTCTTGATCAAACCTTCCAAGAAtggtgtattatatatatatatatatatatatatatatatatatatatatatatatatatatatatataatggaataCCTCCATACTTCGAAATAAGAGCGTGTAGGAATCCTGTGCGTTCTTTCATGTAGGTTAAAACGTTCACCGAGGTAGCACCATAAGAAACAGAACATTGACTCTAATATTCTCCATCACAAACTCAAAAGACGATAAGGATGACAAGGAAGCTTCAAACATTCTCCTGCTAGCGAACATAATTAACTTAGTACTGTAGCATGAATAATCTACTTAGATCATaatgcatgagagagagagagagagagagagagagagagagagagcagaaacATTCAAAACTTGACATTTTTATGTAGCCCAACGAAAAAGGACTCGCTGACTTCTGTGTTGGGATGCATTCCTTGCAAACGAGAATTTGCTGGCATCTGCATATAATTTATTAAGCTAATCGACCATCTTCCATAATAAAACAATGTCAGCGGCAACTATGAGGAGTCATCAAAGCAAGCTGCAGGATTCCTCTTCCCCTGAGCAAGAGGAACTGAGGAAGTCTATGGCGAAAGATTTCGGCGTCGTCTTCATACTGTGCCTCATTGCAGTGATGGCGCTATCTGCTTTCTGCATCCCCTGCGTCCTGAGTTCCTTGAAGGAGTGGTGGGCTCGTTGGCGGAATCGCGGAACCACCACGAACGATAACATCTCCGGATCTGTGACCACCGCCGCCCCTTCTCCCTATGGCCTCGACCCGGAGCTGCTCTCAGTACTGATGCCCGCTCACATCTATTCGGCGGCCGCCACCCGCGAGAAGCAACAGTGCGCTGTGTGCATAACGGAGCTTCGGGACGGAGACGAGGTGCGTCACCTGGCCAGGTGTCTACATCTTTTCCATGTGGACTGCATCGACGTGTGGTTGAGGTCTCACACGAGCTGCCCGGTTTGCCGGGCCATGGCGTTGTAAGGTCTCGTTGTCGCATGAACAAATCGTCGATCACCACCACCTCATACGATTGTTTCGTGGACGCCCTCAATTACCTTCATACGTACCGAAACTTTCCTACTCGTCCGACTCTACCTTTTAGTTTAGCTTAGAGATGTCAATTCATAATCAGACCAGATTTGATCGAggaatatgataatttttatataatttccaAAAAATCAATTGGGATTGCGACGACGAAGGTCTCATTTCGGGGTAAAGGAGTAGCACTAGAACTCAATTACTTGCTAATGCACTTTGCGGTAGAACAAATGCATACAATTACTACTAGGCAAGTGCGCTTTAGGGTAAAGAAAACATGAATATGGAACTCTAACATGTCTATCAAAACCATTACTATTCTCACCATATTGTTTAGTATTTTTTGGTCGTTTATTACTTCATGAGACACTTGATTCTTGTGATATGAGAGGTTGAATTGCAAGAGCATGTCCTACGCTTCCAAACTATGCAGTCTAGCATTTGGAAGCTACAACTGTTCCAAACGACGTTCTTAATTTCCAATGATTCTTTTGACTACTTAAATGAGATCTACAACATGCTGTCAGCTTCAGCTCTCAATGGTCAGTAGTCGATTGTGCTACGTAGGTTAAGACATTGAGAATAGAAGAAATAAGTACAGTGATCCTTCATTAGTGCCTCATAGAGGAAAACAAAAGAACACAAGGCATCACTGTCTGAATCATATTTCAGAAAGTATCAAGTTTGTGCTTATGTAAATTACGTTAATGAGAACAAATGAAGCTTTACCTCTTCAAAGCCCAATTCTGGATATAATTGGTTGTTTGAAGTCATGTAGATAGTACATGTTAGGTCAATTCAA belongs to Musa acuminata AAA Group cultivar baxijiao chromosome BXJ1-11, Cavendish_Baxijiao_AAA, whole genome shotgun sequence and includes:
- the LOC103970897 gene encoding RING-H2 finger protein ATL39-like — encoded protein: MRSHQSKLQDSSSPEQEELRKSMAKDFGVVFILCLIAVMALSAFCIPCVLSSLKEWWARWRNRGTTTNDNISGSVTTAAPSPYGLDPELLSVLMPAHIYSAAATREKQQCAVCITELRDGDEVRHLARCLHLFHVDCIDVWLRSHTSCPVCRAMAL